From a region of the Feifania hominis genome:
- a CDS encoding helix-turn-helix domain-containing protein: protein MRDIGSIVGENIRYYRQRRGLSQEKLALEAEISTSYLGDIERGGQNPTINTLYLIAKALGIDAYLLIIEKSSVCVKDRSTRELYRRIYRDLLLMPEECRETLAQFADEFAALCARYGE from the coding sequence TTGCGTGATATCGGCTCGATTGTCGGCGAAAACATCCGCTACTACCGCCAGCGGCGCGGCCTGAGCCAGGAAAAGCTGGCGCTGGAAGCGGAGATTTCCACATCCTATCTGGGGGACATTGAGCGCGGGGGACAAAATCCGACAATAAATACGCTGTACCTGATTGCCAAGGCACTGGGAATTGATGCGTATCTTCTGATCATCGAGAAGAGCTCCGTCTGCGTCAAGGACCGGTCGACACGCGAGCTGTACCGGCGCATCTACCGCGATCTGCTGCTGATGCCGGAGGAGTGCAGAGAGACGCTGGCGCAGTTCGCCGACGAATTTGCGGCGCTCTGCGCCAGATATGGGGAGTGA
- a CDS encoding AAA family ATPase: MRQQTFFEGQSGPDPLASRLRPETLDEFVGQRHLLGEGKVLRQLIDQDQVSSMIFWGPPGVGKTTLARIIAGRTRANFINFSAVTSGIKEIKEVMARAESSRLLGERTILFVDEIHRFNKAQQDAFLPYVEKGSIVLIGATTENPSFEINSALLSRCRVFVLQALSPEDLAALLRRALSDERGFGAQTVEITPQQIDVIANFANGDARTALGTLEMVVLNARREGDRTVVTDEILEQCVSRKSLLYDKSGEEHYNLISALHKSMRNSDADAAVYWLARMLEAGEDPLYVARRLVRFASEDIGMADSRALEIAVAAYQACHFIGMPECSVNLTHVVVYFSLAPKSNALYRAYESAKSDALGMLAEPVPLQIRNAPTKLMKELGYGKGYQYAHDTEEKLTAMRCLSESLEGRVYYEPTGEGSEARVRERVEQIRAWRREHEK; the protein is encoded by the coding sequence GTGAGACAGCAAACTTTCTTTGAGGGGCAAAGCGGCCCCGATCCGCTGGCGAGCCGCCTGCGCCCCGAGACGCTCGACGAGTTTGTCGGCCAGAGGCATCTGCTCGGCGAGGGCAAGGTGCTGCGCCAGCTCATCGACCAGGACCAGGTATCCTCCATGATCTTCTGGGGGCCGCCGGGGGTGGGCAAGACTACCCTCGCGCGCATCATCGCGGGCAGAACCCGCGCAAACTTCATCAATTTCAGCGCCGTGACCAGCGGCATCAAGGAGATCAAAGAGGTCATGGCCCGCGCCGAGAGCAGCCGGCTGCTCGGCGAGCGCACCATTCTGTTTGTCGACGAGATTCACCGCTTCAACAAGGCCCAGCAGGACGCCTTTTTGCCCTATGTGGAAAAGGGCAGCATCGTGCTCATCGGCGCGACGACCGAGAACCCCTCGTTTGAGATCAACTCGGCGCTGCTGTCGCGCTGCCGGGTGTTTGTGCTCCAGGCGCTCTCGCCGGAGGATCTCGCGGCGCTGCTGCGCCGGGCTCTCTCAGACGAGCGGGGCTTCGGCGCTCAGACGGTCGAGATCACCCCGCAGCAGATCGATGTGATCGCGAACTTTGCAAACGGCGACGCGCGCACCGCGCTCGGCACGCTCGAGATGGTGGTGCTCAACGCCCGGCGCGAGGGGGACAGAACCGTCGTGACCGACGAGATTCTCGAGCAGTGCGTCAGCCGCAAGTCGCTGCTTTACGACAAGAGCGGCGAGGAGCACTACAACCTCATCTCGGCGCTGCACAAGTCCATGCGAAACAGCGACGCGGACGCCGCGGTCTACTGGCTTGCGCGCATGCTCGAGGCGGGGGAGGACCCGCTCTATGTGGCGCGGCGCCTCGTGCGCTTCGCGAGCGAGGACATCGGCATGGCCGACAGCCGCGCGCTCGAGATCGCTGTCGCGGCCTACCAGGCCTGCCACTTCATCGGCATGCCCGAGTGCAGCGTCAATCTGACCCATGTGGTGGTCTACTTCTCGCTCGCGCCGAAGTCGAACGCGCTCTACCGCGCGTATGAGAGCGCGAAGAGCGACGCGCTCGGCATGCTCGCCGAGCCGGTGCCGCTGCAGATACGAAACGCGCCGACAAAGCTGATGAAAGAGCTCGGCTACGGAAAGGGCTACCAGTACGCCCACGACACCGAGGAGAAGCTCACGGCCATGCGGTGTCTGTCCGAGTCGCTTGAGGGGCGCGTGTACTACGAGCCGACGGGCGAGGGCAGTGAGGCGCGCGTGCGCGAGCGGGTCGAGCAGATTCGCGCCTGGCGCAGAGAGCACGAAAAATAG